Proteins encoded within one genomic window of Candidatus Brevundimonas colombiensis:
- a CDS encoding amidohydrolase produces MMPVSMRALALAAALAGFGLPAAAAELTPQARAQILSTVERNEPALDHAALEIWKFAELGYQETQSTALLQGQLRDAGFTVTPGIAGEPTAFLASFRTGDGPVIAVLAEYDALPGLSQTLSPVQQSAGAPAGHGCGHNLFGAASVQAAIAVKDWMVANNIKGELRVYGTPAEEGGSGKVYMVREGLFDDVDVAVHWHPGDVNSARQGDTMANVSGKFRFYGTAAHAAAAPDKGRSALDAVEAMNAMVNLMREHVPDRTRIHYVITDGGRAPNVVPAYAESYYYVRHTNPQIVRDVLERVKKAAEGAALGTGTRVEFEAIGGVYSMLPNEALMTVMDRNLHAVGGITWTPEEVALAAEIQKTLASKPPLSSVGQIEPAVIGGDFGGSTDVSDVSWVTPTVGLSTATFVPGSAGHSWQNVVAAGSSIGLKGAHLAAKTLALTTAELFQSPETLAAAQTEFERRRGPDFQYHALLGDRAPALNYRD; encoded by the coding sequence ATGATGCCCGTCTCGATGCGCGCCCTTGCCCTGGCTGCGGCGCTGGCCGGTTTCGGCCTGCCTGCCGCCGCCGCGGAACTGACGCCCCAGGCCCGCGCCCAGATCCTGTCGACCGTCGAGCGAAACGAGCCGGCCCTGGATCACGCGGCGCTGGAAATCTGGAAGTTCGCCGAGTTGGGCTATCAGGAGACGCAGAGCACCGCACTGCTGCAGGGCCAGTTGCGCGACGCGGGCTTCACCGTCACGCCGGGGATCGCCGGCGAACCGACCGCCTTCCTGGCCAGCTTCAGGACCGGCGATGGCCCCGTCATCGCGGTGCTGGCCGAATACGACGCCCTGCCGGGCCTGTCGCAGACCCTCAGCCCGGTGCAGCAATCGGCCGGCGCCCCGGCCGGGCATGGCTGCGGCCACAACCTGTTCGGCGCCGCCTCGGTCCAGGCGGCCATCGCCGTCAAGGACTGGATGGTCGCCAACAACATCAAGGGCGAATTGCGCGTCTATGGCACGCCCGCCGAGGAGGGCGGATCGGGCAAGGTCTATATGGTCCGCGAGGGCCTGTTCGACGACGTGGACGTCGCCGTCCACTGGCACCCCGGCGACGTCAACAGCGCCCGCCAGGGCGACACCATGGCCAACGTATCGGGCAAGTTCCGCTTCTACGGCACGGCCGCCCACGCCGCCGCCGCGCCGGACAAGGGCCGCTCGGCCCTGGACGCGGTCGAGGCGATGAACGCCATGGTCAATCTGATGCGCGAGCATGTGCCCGACCGCACCCGCATCCATTATGTCATCACCGACGGCGGCCGCGCGCCCAATGTCGTCCCGGCCTATGCCGAAAGCTACTACTACGTCCGCCACACCAACCCCCAGATCGTCCGCGACGTGCTGGAGCGGGTCAAGAAGGCCGCCGAGGGCGCTGCGCTCGGCACCGGAACCCGGGTCGAGTTCGAGGCCATCGGCGGCGTCTATTCCATGTTGCCGAACGAGGCCCTGATGACGGTCATGGACCGCAATCTGCACGCCGTCGGCGGCATCACCTGGACGCCGGAAGAGGTCGCCCTGGCCGCCGAAATCCAGAAGACCCTGGCGTCCAAGCCGCCGCTGTCCAGCGTCGGCCAGATCGAGCCTGCGGTGATCGGCGGGGACTTCGGCGGCTCGACCGACGTGTCGGACGTCAGCTGGGTCACGCCCACCGTCGGCCTGTCGACCGCCACCTTCGTACCGGGATCGGCGGGCCACAGCTGGCAGAACGTGGTGGCGGCCGGTTCCTCCATCGGCCTGAAGGGCGCGCATCTGGCGGCCAAGACCCTGGCCCTGACCACCGCCGAGCTGTTCCAGAGCCCCGAGACGCTCGCGGCCGCCCAGACCGAATTCGAACGCCGCCGCGGCCCAGACTTCCAGTACCATGCCCTGTTGGGCGACCGCGCCCCGGCCCTGAACTATCGCGACTGA
- a CDS encoding ThiF family adenylyltransferase produces MEDVTTFDYAEFTTRNLGFVTAAEQAALRDGAVFVAGVGGMGGACFLALVRAGVGRFAVCDIDVFETSNMNRQVFAFTDTVGRDKAEAACAAARRINPLIEIERMGAEWIDQVADLAARYPVIVNGTDDIAAGVALYRAAKAAGATVIDAYASPLPSVIVVRPSDPRPEDRLKYPTRGKALDAIQPEDLRASFMKELEYVMVHSSSARHVDLAAAAALAAGTAKRMSFAPMVISTGCLMAYEALWLLMGRRSRTDCRGWFLNAFAGRIERPLQAPVAAVKRLVVRAFMTRLLRGAA; encoded by the coding sequence ATGGAAGACGTGACGACCTTCGACTACGCCGAGTTCACCACCCGCAATCTGGGCTTCGTCACCGCGGCTGAACAGGCGGCCCTGCGAGACGGCGCTGTTTTCGTCGCGGGCGTCGGCGGCATGGGCGGCGCCTGTTTCCTGGCCCTGGTCCGCGCGGGGGTCGGAAGGTTCGCCGTCTGCGACATCGATGTCTTCGAAACCTCCAACATGAACCGTCAGGTCTTCGCCTTCACCGACACCGTAGGGCGAGACAAGGCTGAGGCCGCCTGCGCGGCGGCGCGGCGCATCAATCCCCTGATCGAGATCGAGCGTATGGGCGCAGAATGGATCGATCAGGTCGCCGATCTGGCGGCCCGCTATCCGGTCATCGTCAATGGCACGGATGACATCGCCGCCGGCGTTGCCCTATATCGTGCAGCCAAGGCGGCGGGCGCGACCGTGATCGACGCCTATGCGTCCCCCCTGCCCTCGGTGATCGTGGTGCGCCCCTCCGACCCACGCCCCGAGGACCGTCTGAAATATCCGACGCGCGGAAAGGCGCTGGACGCCATCCAGCCCGAAGACCTGCGCGCCAGCTTCATGAAGGAGCTGGAATACGTCATGGTTCATTCGTCGTCGGCCCGTCACGTCGATCTGGCCGCCGCAGCCGCCCTGGCCGCCGGCACGGCCAAGCGGATGTCTTTCGCGCCGATGGTGATCTCGACCGGCTGCCTGATGGCCTATGAGGCGCTGTGGCTGCTGATGGGTCGCCGATCCAGGACCGATTGCCGAGGCTGGTTCCTCAACGCCTTCGCGGGCCGCATCGAACGGCCGTTGCAGGCGCCGGTCGCCGCCGTAAAGCGTCTGGTCGTGCGCGCCTTCATGACCCGGTTGCTGAGGGGCGCGGCATGA
- a CDS encoding GNAT family protein → MTAGAVDLREGDLDGFFRVPFEIYPRDSPYVTPMRADLERYLDPARNPLMRDDGGRLTFFTAWRDGRPVGRLTAHTHPSSNVRHATKRCQFGYFDCEDSVETARLLFDAAEAFARAEGCDELVGAFNLTAMQQAGVLTEGFENQPYTDMVWGAPHLPRLLEACGYRPVFPMSTFEFDVGTKTADALLGDKQRTVLADPDWTWKPISRSAFKARFEEARQCLNDGFSDNPMFVPLTSAEFDFQAGEMMWIVDPRIACVAHYRGEPAGVVICIPDLNPFQKATRGRIGPMTLVHFVRERLRRRRAVIIFYSVKRSLHGQGLNGAMLHQVIKALFAGGYRQCGVTWIADENTASLRQMEKLGARRLQRLNLFRKDLQ, encoded by the coding sequence ATGACTGCGGGTGCCGTGGACCTTCGCGAGGGCGATCTGGACGGGTTCTTCCGTGTTCCGTTCGAAATCTACCCCCGCGACAGCCCCTATGTAACGCCGATGCGCGCGGATCTGGAGCGGTATCTGGATCCGGCCAGAAACCCTCTGATGCGCGATGACGGGGGTCGTCTGACCTTTTTCACCGCCTGGCGCGACGGGCGTCCCGTCGGGCGTCTGACGGCCCACACCCATCCGTCCTCTAATGTGCGTCACGCCACGAAACGCTGTCAGTTCGGCTATTTCGACTGCGAGGACAGCGTGGAGACCGCCCGGCTGCTGTTCGATGCGGCCGAGGCCTTCGCCCGCGCCGAAGGCTGCGATGAATTGGTCGGCGCCTTCAACCTGACAGCCATGCAGCAGGCGGGGGTTTTGACCGAGGGCTTCGAGAACCAGCCCTATACCGACATGGTCTGGGGCGCCCCTCATCTGCCCCGCCTGCTGGAGGCCTGCGGCTATCGGCCCGTGTTCCCGATGTCGACCTTCGAGTTCGATGTCGGGACGAAGACCGCCGACGCGCTTTTGGGCGACAAGCAGCGCACGGTGCTGGCGGACCCCGACTGGACCTGGAAGCCCATCAGCCGCAGCGCCTTCAAAGCCCGGTTCGAGGAGGCGCGGCAATGCCTCAACGACGGCTTCAGCGACAATCCGATGTTCGTGCCCCTGACGTCCGCAGAGTTCGACTTCCAGGCCGGAGAGATGATGTGGATCGTCGATCCTCGCATCGCCTGCGTCGCGCACTACAGGGGCGAGCCCGCCGGGGTGGTGATCTGCATCCCGGATCTGAACCCGTTCCAGAAGGCGACGCGCGGCCGGATCGGGCCGATGACCCTGGTTCATTTCGTCCGTGAGCGGCTGAGGCGGCGCCGCGCCGTGATCATCTTCTATTCGGTCAAGCGCAGCCTTCACGGACAGGGGCTGAACGGCGCCATGCTGCATCAGGTGATCAAGGCCCTGTTTGCAGGTGGCTACAGGCAATGCGGCGTGACCTGGATCGCGGACGAAAACACCGCCTCCCTGCGCCAGATGGAAAAGCTGGGCGCGCGACGGCTTCAACGGCTGAACCTGTTCAGGAAAGATCTGCAATGA